Proteins found in one Negativicutes bacterium genomic segment:
- a CDS encoding dihydroorotase encodes ALEYSAMFGLTVASHLEDPVLTEGGVMHHGAVSTRLGLRGIPTAAEEVMAYRDLQLAKLVNGRIHLCHLSAANSVRLLRQAKEDGIKASGEVTVHHLILTDEIVAQSDYDSNTKINPPLRSAADRQALIEGLRDGIITAIVTDHAPHHLDDKRMEFDSAAFGISGLDTAVALVMDRLVATGLLPLQTVIKAFTSGPAAIYNLPDHRLSLGSSANITVIDPQEIRTVEPETFVSKGKNTPYGGWRLKGWPVCTIVEGEIRYRRGVEV; translated from the coding sequence ACGCTTTGGAATACAGTGCCATGTTTGGTTTAACGGTCGCCAGCCATTTGGAGGATCCGGTTTTAACCGAAGGCGGTGTGATGCATCACGGTGCGGTTTCCACCCGTTTGGGACTGCGCGGGATTCCTACCGCAGCCGAAGAGGTCATGGCTTACCGGGATTTGCAGCTGGCAAAATTGGTGAACGGACGGATCCATCTTTGCCATCTCTCCGCGGCGAATTCGGTCCGTCTGCTGCGGCAGGCCAAAGAAGACGGCATCAAAGCCAGCGGTGAGGTCACGGTTCACCATTTGATTCTGACCGATGAGATCGTAGCGCAATCCGATTACGACAGCAATACAAAAATCAATCCGCCGCTGCGCTCCGCAGCAGACCGTCAGGCTTTGATCGAAGGCCTCAGAGACGGTATTATCACCGCTATTGTGACGGACCATGCGCCGCATCATTTGGATGATAAAAGAATGGAATTCGACTCTGCAGCCTTCGGTATTTCCGGTTTGGATACGGCAGTGGCTTTGGTCATGGATCGCTTGGTAGCAACCGGACTGCTCCCGCTGCAGACCGTGATCAAAGCCTTCACCAGCGGCCCGGCAGCGATTTACAATCTGCCGGACCATCGTCTGAGCCTTGGCAGCAGCGCCAATATCACGGTAATTGATCCGCAGGAGATACGTACGGTCGAACCGGAAACGTTTGTCTCCAAAGGTAAAAATACACCTTACGGCGGTTGGCGGTTAAAAGGCTGGCCGGTCTGTACCATTGTGGAGGGAGAAATTCGCTACAGAAGGGGAGTCGAAGTTTAA
- the carA gene encoding glutamine-hydrolyzing carbamoyl-phosphate synthase small subunit, with amino-acid sequence MDGKLVLTNGLSFDGKLHGACQTAMGEVVFTTGMTGYWETLTDPSYAGQLVTMTYPLQGNYGVNPLKAESEHVWCKGLIVRELCDFPNHFLMQGSLEHFLIEQQITVISELDTRALVRLLRSYGVMDGIIVPVTVSEQDALVMLKGMAHPDYVKQVACKEIHRIKGSGTRVALIDFGAKSNIIRKLQALDCDITVFPPDSTATQVMAEQPDGVLLSNGPGAPEVQVSAIALVRDLAGRIPIVGICLGHQIIALAMGAATYKLPFGHRGGNHPVKDLASGQVRMTSQNHGYAVDLASVQHTQLEVTHIQLNDNTVEGLRHKTLPIWSVQYHPEGSPGPLDSSSLFGSFLKTFQRKKGR; translated from the coding sequence ATGGACGGAAAACTGGTATTAACCAATGGCCTTTCATTTGACGGAAAGCTGCACGGCGCCTGCCAGACCGCGATGGGCGAGGTCGTTTTTACGACCGGCATGACCGGCTACTGGGAGACACTCACCGACCCTTCTTATGCCGGTCAGCTGGTCACCATGACTTATCCCCTGCAGGGCAATTACGGCGTCAATCCCCTGAAGGCAGAATCGGAGCATGTTTGGTGCAAAGGTCTGATCGTCAGAGAATTGTGCGACTTTCCCAACCATTTTTTAATGCAGGGCAGCTTGGAACATTTTTTAATCGAGCAGCAGATCACGGTGATCAGCGAACTGGATACCAGGGCATTGGTGCGCCTGTTGCGCAGCTATGGTGTGATGGATGGCATTATCGTGCCGGTTACCGTTTCAGAACAGGATGCCTTAGTGATGCTGAAGGGCATGGCGCATCCCGATTATGTCAAGCAGGTCGCCTGCAAAGAGATTCACCGCATCAAAGGCAGCGGCACGCGGGTGGCGCTGATCGATTTTGGCGCCAAGTCGAATATTATTCGCAAATTGCAGGCTCTGGATTGTGACATTACTGTTTTTCCGCCGGACTCTACCGCGACCCAGGTCATGGCGGAGCAGCCGGACGGGGTTTTGCTTTCCAATGGACCCGGCGCTCCCGAAGTGCAGGTTTCCGCCATCGCCCTGGTCCGTGATCTGGCCGGACGGATTCCAATTGTGGGCATCTGTCTGGGTCATCAGATCATCGCTTTGGCCATGGGGGCAGCCACCTATAAGCTGCCGTTCGGTCACCGGGGTGGCAATCATCCGGTCAAGGATTTAGCGAGCGGACAAGTCCGCATGACCTCGCAGAATCACGGTTATGCAGTGGATTTAGCCAGCGTCCAGCATACACAACTGGAAGTCACCCATATTCAACTGAATGATAATACGGTGGAAGGGTTACGTCATAAGACGCTGCCGATCTGGTCGGTTCAGTATCATCCGGAGGGGTCACCCGGTCCGCTGGATTCATCCAGCCTCTTCGGTTCTTTCCTCAAAACGTTCCAAAGAAAGAAGGGGCGCTAA